From a single Gammaproteobacteria bacterium genomic region:
- a CDS encoding ankyrin repeat domain-containing protein produces MELKEIDEIPEDYQCSISGQIMFDPVVVVESGHSYERVSILTWFETHNTDPQSRTHLTSKAIIDNHTLRRIISQYLGKNPQLYEDEGAVYLPKQMKLDVINAVTKSDIQSFRDCIFKHPGLLYAPLNDQNQTLLDLVLEMNQQMFLEKFLLKLISLRGKQGLEKISKYQDRYVLFCRSLVMSTDQDANKALELLLSHLKQEDLDKADEKGFSMVHYAAMTGNLPKLQMLIDRGADPLRLVISRDDSEDENGLNPFMIVCAKGYLDIVTFHLSLSHKPNLSATTTYNGKDIKEVSAPYYFSANCTAAQMAAFNGHKAVLQRLIDCDSKVLSQTSKDEDEATLTLLDFAIIGEQYETVEFLLSLKAFTECEAFDKQKSFVRALQRCHKEILLLLWEFGFRPPEAKNMLHDTLKFLSYDIDSAREDEKKHKAQNFSNVFQSLIKCGADLEARIDGDHIIHIAARNGLTAIVIFLLKAGVKADIENEEGETILQIAVENDDEGSLFDELLRYSVNVHCVDSHGNTLLHLARRQETISALLSRGLDPNLLNHKKQTPLVHQLQKRRFSCAQFLVESNADLSPRDEDSKSALFYVCERSFLGGDDNLRAGCLRAMLARQLDLKVTDKEGNTPLHCGLDISIIRPIVEHLRGNLWPEAEIAAYLSAQNSAGDTVLMKVCQQSWSGSTTATFLVENGADPKLLNKAGEQAIHVLFGNLGHGDSLKCKLEFAEFLLKRGVDINAAISGDGNQPLHLAVIRNSEDAVRWLLDHGASKVGLCKVQKNLHKSAVELTLKHSRKSLLTAFLDSGYDVNYKNSRHSYALIHWAAHYNSKDDIFDLLLNRKANIELVDDWGFTPLLRAAINGSLLAFNYLINKGASITKVTLQKKNILHLIAEDGQLGLLEPLKSYNVTDLLEAKDDAGLTPICCAAKKKHLPILKSLVTDFKASLCVKKAEDDTVLKYAIDSGDDEICNYLLDQKSLSDDISNKLSELLFQAIQSGVSDSVCERIATLGVDFDAKSDDEEDSLLMAAAKNGKLKFMRFLMERGAKLNETIEENIYARSQINHRQRGRVVRKPIGKIYVTALYALIKDLEDDVNQDTELYKTIEQFVKRGADLTVSNSVECKCHLLAIAVEREALTLVKLLLSCGVDLKAIDKEWSLLQYPAQSGNLELAKLLVEHGAEFHSDNESNPIVVAAACGHRAFVEFFVSKWPTCVTFQGKCQPQSTGNYLKLVEEEVDEDDEIDVIKHSKISALHAAILEDHPDLIPLLIKSGVPVDIMCVNLTPIQLAVILNRRSSVSALLIHQPNLFVLKEASSTLLHLLVEYSDVETIKQFDNNVLLKWLEIADASGDKPLHFAVKENKEEIIRFLVGVRANVNTPGHKNKTALHHAVLLGRENLVTLLLENGADVRLLDSDGRCALHYANTRSIAHALLNHSDENQCVNLQDTQGNTPLHLSRSLEVSSLLLEHGADSSIENKKGENCLFTLISDSNRSKDRLKLAEEINAQTEESLVDSFDNSGRALIHVVCRNNDLEALEWLGDKDADVDLQTRDEEGETPLTIAAAGGFDKLIECLIRLGAGVDIPRKKHLLTPLTQSIWCGNYPNTVRLLLSHGADPGIDKEQAALFYTIFFSKVDLFRVFQDSNIDLFTTTPSGKTILHHIAACDSTGIFNCLTSEQISRLYLSDNGGNTPLHVALEGNKEKICGLLLSLGIRNAQTNKKGETILHAAIKGKVSTSLIDTVIKSGVVVNAQDIKGNTALMQCAINQDFVRLRQLIEAGCSVETTNRLGESALVLLCEHVNENTKDDSDLYSAIAFILKTGKSSVVDHKKCLRMVVAKNSIVVTQLFEKAGLKISEIDSELSLIAAKSSPEQIVNCSMLAYLIQQGANVKHADFPLAAAIGSYLRENSSFYIICMLIENDADVNQSLNEGGKTRSLLNALCNIGENDNKIAEERVYILVKFLLDKGADVNFLDESANSSLHLAAMCNFTKIVELLVDRGANPRLENNKGYTPMKAARKAGHDPNYIHTYIYEREQKQKKEFAELQAEVSNLRKQNEVLKSSFAVYRRTTEREFEKIAEHTKQYNPRFRHNIPSVTAMDEEVTSQQLEYK; encoded by the coding sequence ATGGAACTAAAAGAGATTGACGAGATACCAGAAGATTACCAATGTTCTATTTCGGGGCAGATCATGTTTGACCCGGTTGTAGTAGTTGAAAGCGGCCATTCCTACGAGCGCGTGTCTATCTTGACTTGGTTTGAGACGCACAACACTGATCCGCAAAGTCGCACACACTTAACGTCAAAGGCCATTATAGATAATCACACGCTCAGACGTATTATTTCTCAATATTTGGGAAAAAATCCACAGCTGTATGAAGATGAGGGTGCTGTATATCTGCCGAAACAGATGAAGTTAGATGTTATAAATGCCGTAACAAAGTCTGATATCCAATCTTTCAGAGATTGTATATTCAAACATCCAGGTTTGCTCTACGCCCCTTTGAATGATCAAAATCAAACATTACTAGACCTAGTATTGGAAATGAATCAGCAGATGTTTTTAGAAAAATTTTTACTGAAGCTTATATCTTTGCGCGGAAAACAAGGGCTTGAAAAAATATCAAAATACCAAGATCGGTATGTTTTATTTTGTCGCTCTTTGGTTATGTCAACAGACCAAGATGCTAATAAGGCACTAGAATTATTATTGTCACATCTAAAACAAGAAGACCTGGATAAGGCTGACGAAAAGGGCTTTTCCATGGTTCATTATGCTGCAATGACTGGAAATTTACCAAAGTTACAAATGCTAATCGACCGAGGTGCGGATCCATTAAGGCTGGTTATTTCTCGCGATGACAGTGAGGATGAGAATGGATTAAATCCTTTTATGATTGTATGTGCTAAAGGGTACTTAGATATAGTCACGTTTCATCTATCTTTATCTCATAAACCAAATTTATCTGCTACTACTACTTACAATGGTAAAGATATTAAAGAGGTTTCGGCACCTTATTATTTTTCTGCCAATTGCACAGCAGCTCAAATGGCTGCATTTAATGGTCATAAGGCTGTGTTACAACGATTAATTGATTGTGATTCGAAGGTTTTATCTCAAACCTCTAAGGATGAGGATGAAGCTACCTTAACACTGCTTGATTTTGCCATTATTGGTGAGCAATATGAAACAGTAGAATTTTTGTTATCATTGAAAGCCTTTACAGAGTGCGAAGCATTCGATAAACAAAAATCTTTTGTTCGAGCTCTTCAGCGTTGTCATAAGGAAATCTTATTGTTGTTATGGGAGTTTGGATTTAGGCCCCCCGAAGCAAAAAATATGCTTCATGACACTTTAAAATTTTTATCATATGATATCGATTCGGCAAGAGAAGATGAAAAAAAGCATAAAGCACAAAATTTCTCAAACGTTTTTCAATCTTTAATAAAATGCGGCGCTGATTTAGAAGCACGAATAGATGGGGATCACATTATACATATTGCGGCAAGAAATGGCCTGACGGCAATTGTTATTTTTCTTTTAAAGGCCGGTGTTAAAGCTGATATCGAAAATGAAGAAGGTGAGACAATTCTACAAATTGCGGTGGAAAATGATGATGAGGGATCGCTGTTTGATGAATTGCTCCGTTATTCTGTTAACGTGCATTGTGTAGATAGTCATGGTAATACTTTATTGCATTTGGCGAGAAGACAAGAGACTATTTCAGCTCTGCTTTCAAGGGGCCTAGACCCAAATCTATTAAACCATAAAAAACAAACCCCGTTAGTTCACCAACTTCAAAAGAGAAGATTTTCTTGTGCTCAATTTTTGGTCGAAAGTAATGCGGATCTTTCTCCGAGGGATGAGGATAGTAAATCAGCTTTGTTTTATGTTTGTGAAAGATCTTTCTTGGGGGGTGATGATAATCTTCGAGCTGGCTGTTTGCGGGCGATGTTAGCTAGGCAGCTAGATCTAAAGGTAACTGATAAAGAGGGTAATACTCCTCTACATTGTGGTCTCGATATATCGATCATTAGGCCAATCGTTGAACATCTTAGAGGAAATTTATGGCCTGAGGCTGAGATAGCTGCTTATTTGAGCGCTCAGAATAGTGCAGGAGACACGGTTCTAATGAAAGTGTGTCAACAATCCTGGTCGGGCTCTACAACAGCAACATTCTTAGTAGAGAACGGCGCGGATCCAAAATTGCTTAACAAAGCAGGTGAGCAGGCGATTCATGTTTTATTTGGCAACTTGGGCCATGGCGATAGTCTAAAGTGCAAATTAGAGTTCGCTGAGTTTTTGCTTAAACGAGGTGTCGATATTAACGCTGCTATTAGCGGAGATGGGAATCAACCGTTACATTTGGCAGTTATCAGAAATTCCGAAGATGCTGTGAGATGGCTATTGGATCATGGGGCCTCTAAAGTGGGGCTTTGTAAAGTGCAAAAGAATCTCCATAAATCAGCTGTAGAACTTACTTTGAAGCATAGCAGAAAATCATTGCTCACTGCCTTTCTTGATTCAGGCTATGATGTTAATTACAAAAATTCTAGGCATTCATATGCGCTTATTCATTGGGCTGCTCATTATAATTCCAAGGACGACATTTTCGATTTGTTACTTAATCGAAAAGCGAATATCGAATTAGTAGATGATTGGGGATTTACCCCGCTACTCCGTGCGGCTATTAATGGCTCTCTTTTAGCCTTTAACTATTTAATAAACAAGGGAGCATCTATAACGAAGGTGACCTTGCAGAAGAAGAATATTCTGCATTTGATCGCAGAGGATGGGCAGCTGGGGCTATTGGAACCTCTAAAGTCTTATAATGTCACAGATTTGCTTGAGGCTAAAGATGACGCTGGTTTAACGCCCATTTGTTGCGCGGCCAAGAAAAAACATTTGCCCATTTTGAAATCCTTAGTAACTGATTTTAAGGCCTCTCTTTGTGTTAAAAAGGCGGAAGATGACACAGTTTTAAAATATGCTATTGATTCGGGTGATGATGAAATATGCAACTATTTATTGGATCAAAAAAGTCTATCGGATGATATATCAAATAAGCTAAGCGAGCTATTATTTCAAGCAATTCAATCAGGTGTGAGTGATTCAGTGTGCGAACGTATTGCAACCCTGGGTGTGGATTTTGATGCAAAATCAGATGATGAGGAAGATTCCTTGTTAATGGCTGCGGCGAAAAATGGTAAGCTGAAATTCATGCGTTTCCTTATGGAGCGAGGTGCTAAATTAAATGAGACTATTGAAGAAAATATCTATGCAAGATCTCAAATTAATCATCGTCAAAGAGGAAGAGTGGTTCGCAAACCCATTGGCAAGATATATGTCACTGCGCTCTATGCGTTGATTAAAGATCTTGAAGATGATGTTAATCAAGACACTGAGCTTTATAAAACTATAGAGCAGTTCGTTAAGCGCGGTGCTGATCTCACAGTGAGTAATAGCGTAGAGTGTAAATGTCACCTATTAGCGATTGCAGTGGAGCGAGAAGCTCTCACATTAGTGAAATTATTGCTTAGTTGTGGTGTCGATCTAAAAGCCATTGATAAAGAATGGTCGCTGTTGCAGTATCCTGCTCAATCAGGAAATCTCGAATTAGCGAAGTTATTAGTGGAACACGGAGCAGAATTTCACTCTGATAACGAGTCAAATCCAATAGTTGTTGCTGCAGCGTGTGGGCATCGAGCTTTTGTTGAATTTTTTGTGTCAAAATGGCCAACCTGTGTTACATTTCAAGGAAAATGTCAGCCGCAGTCTACAGGAAATTATCTCAAATTAGTTGAAGAAGAAGTAGATGAGGATGATGAAATAGATGTGATTAAGCATAGTAAAATCTCTGCATTACACGCCGCCATTTTAGAAGATCATCCTGATCTTATACCATTATTGATTAAAAGTGGTGTTCCTGTTGATATTATGTGTGTAAATTTGACGCCTATACAATTGGCCGTGATTTTAAATAGACGTTCTTCTGTTTCAGCTTTACTGATTCATCAACCCAATTTATTTGTTCTCAAAGAAGCATCAAGCACGTTGCTTCACTTATTGGTGGAGTATTCGGATGTTGAAACGATTAAGCAATTTGATAATAACGTTTTACTGAAATGGTTAGAAATAGCTGATGCATCCGGGGATAAACCACTGCATTTCGCTGTAAAAGAAAATAAAGAAGAAATAATAAGATTTTTAGTCGGGGTACGTGCAAATGTAAATACCCCTGGCCACAAAAATAAAACAGCTTTGCATCATGCGGTTCTATTAGGCAGGGAAAATCTTGTTACATTACTTCTTGAAAACGGTGCAGACGTAAGACTATTAGATTCAGATGGCCGCTGTGCATTGCATTACGCAAATACCCGATCTATCGCTCATGCATTGTTGAATCATTCTGATGAAAATCAATGTGTCAATCTACAAGATACTCAAGGTAATACCCCGCTTCATCTATCACGGTCTTTGGAGGTATCGAGTCTATTGCTTGAGCACGGTGCTGATTCTTCAATTGAAAACAAAAAGGGCGAAAATTGTTTATTTACATTAATCTCCGATTCTAATAGATCAAAAGATAGGTTGAAACTTGCTGAAGAAATTAATGCTCAGACTGAAGAAAGCTTGGTTGATTCTTTTGATAATTCAGGTCGAGCGCTTATTCATGTTGTTTGTAGAAATAATGATTTAGAAGCGCTTGAGTGGTTAGGCGATAAAGATGCAGATGTGGATTTGCAAACCCGAGATGAAGAGGGTGAAACTCCTTTAACAATAGCAGCGGCCGGTGGTTTTGATAAATTAATAGAGTGTTTGATACGATTAGGCGCTGGTGTAGATATACCACGTAAAAAACACTTGCTGACTCCATTAACACAATCTATATGGTGTGGTAATTATCCCAATACAGTACGCTTATTGCTAAGTCATGGCGCAGATCCTGGTATTGATAAGGAGCAGGCCGCATTATTTTATACAATTTTCTTTTCAAAAGTGGATTTATTTAGAGTGTTTCAAGATTCAAATATAGATCTGTTTACGACAACTCCATCAGGCAAAACGATCTTGCATCACATAGCTGCGTGTGACTCTACCGGGATTTTCAATTGCCTGACTTCTGAACAGATTTCTAGGTTATATCTATCGGATAATGGAGGCAATACTCCGCTTCACGTTGCCTTAGAGGGCAATAAAGAGAAGATATGCGGGTTATTACTTTCCTTAGGTATTCGAAATGCACAAACAAATAAAAAAGGAGAAACGATACTACATGCAGCCATTAAGGGAAAAGTATCTACATCGTTGATCGATACAGTAATTAAGTCTGGTGTGGTTGTTAATGCTCAGGATATCAAGGGTAATACAGCGTTAATGCAGTGCGCTATCAATCAAGATTTTGTACGATTACGACAATTAATCGAAGCGGGTTGTTCAGTCGAGACTACGAATAGATTGGGAGAGAGTGCTTTAGTATTGCTCTGTGAGCACGTAAACGAGAACACTAAGGATGATTCTGATCTCTATTCCGCTATTGCTTTTATATTGAAAACAGGAAAAAGTTCCGTTGTGGACCATAAGAAATGTTTGCGGATGGTTGTTGCAAAAAACAGTATCGTTGTCACACAGTTGTTTGAAAAAGCAGGGTTGAAAATATCAGAAATAGATTCAGAATTGTCATTAATTGCAGCTAAGAGCTCACCAGAGCAAATAGTAAATTGTAGTATGTTAGCCTATTTAATACAGCAAGGAGCAAATGTTAAGCATGCCGATTTCCCATTAGCTGCTGCTATTGGTTCATATTTGCGAGAAAATTCCAGTTTTTATATAATTTGTATGTTGATAGAAAATGATGCTGATGTTAATCAGAGTTTAAATGAAGGCGGTAAAACAAGGTCGTTACTGAATGCCCTGTGTAATATTGGAGAAAATGATAACAAAATCGCAGAGGAACGAGTTTATATCTTGGTTAAATTTTTGCTTGATAAGGGTGCTGATGTCAATTTTCTCGACGAATCTGCGAATTCTTCGTTGCATTTAGCTGCAATGTGCAACTTTACTAAAATTGTAGAGTTGTTAGTAGATCGAGGTGCTAATCCACGACTAGAAAATAATAAAGGGTATACTCCGATGAAGGCCGCCCGAAAAGCAGGGCATGACCCTAATTATATTCATACCTATATTTATGAGCGAGAGCAAAAACAAAAAAAAGAATTTGCCGAATTGCAAGCTGAAGTTTCTAATTTAAGGAAACAAAATGAAGTACTTAAGAGTAGCTTCGCTGTTTATCGTCGTACCACTGAAAGAGAATTCGAAAAAATAGCCGAGCATACTAAACAATATAATCCACGATTTAGACATAATATCCCTTCTGTAACAGCTATGGATGAGGAAGTTACTTCGCAACAATTGGAGTATAAATAG